From Microcystis aeruginosa NIES-2549, a single genomic window includes:
- a CDS encoding HAD-IA family hydrolase, which yields MQKPQVIFLDAVGTIFGVKGSVGAIYSQIAADFGVEVAADSLEQSFSAIFPTSPPLAFPDVEPAQIPELEYRWWRSLTGAVFNDLGYLERFPDFEAFFGELYHHFATAEPWVLYEDVIPALRLWQIQGIELGIISNFDSRIYQVLAELGLEYFFRSITISSHAGAAKPDAEIFQIALQKHDCSPAQAWHIGDSKKEDYQGAKALGIEAFLIKRARGLAE from the coding sequence ATGCAGAAACCGCAAGTTATTTTTCTCGATGCTGTGGGGACCATTTTTGGAGTAAAAGGCAGTGTCGGAGCAATTTATAGTCAAATAGCGGCGGATTTTGGGGTAGAGGTGGCGGCCGATAGTCTAGAACAGTCTTTCTCGGCTATTTTCCCCACTTCTCCCCCCCTAGCTTTTCCTGACGTTGAACCGGCACAAATTCCTGAGTTAGAGTATCGCTGGTGGCGATCGCTGACTGGGGCAGTTTTTAATGATTTAGGTTATCTGGAAAGATTTCCCGATTTTGAGGCTTTTTTTGGCGAACTTTACCATCATTTTGCCACGGCCGAGCCTTGGGTCCTGTACGAGGATGTCATTCCCGCTTTAAGACTCTGGCAGATTCAGGGGATCGAGTTGGGCATTATTTCTAATTTTGATAGTCGTATCTACCAAGTTTTGGCCGAATTAGGCTTAGAATATTTTTTTCGATCGATCACGATTTCTTCCCATGCAGGAGCAGCTAAACCCGATGCTGAAATTTTTCAAATCGCCCTGCAAAAACATGATTGTTCCCCCGCACAAGCTTGGCATATTGGCGATAGTAAAAAAGAAGATTACCAAGGAGCAAAAGCCTTGGGTATAGAAGCATTTTTAATTAAAAGAGCCAGAGGGTTAGCTGAATAA
- a CDS encoding amylo-alpha-1,6-glucosidase yields the protein MVKLRFGRDICNCLPVAEKREWLVTNGIGGFAAGTVAGLLTRCYHGLLIAALAPPTQRTLLVTKIDESVQYNQKIYHLASNRWLGATIEPQGYINIESFHLEGTIPVWTFTCGDALLEKRIWMEQGENTTYTHYTYLRGNSPLTLNLTAFVNYRDFHGNTQSFNWQMDISPLEKGVRVIAYNHAVPFYLLISQGQVFPAHIWYYRFDLAVERYRGLIDRENHLHGASFSATLKVGESVTIAASTRPDPNLDGQSSLESRYRYENSLINPQQPEWIQQLTLAADQFIVSRPLRDQPDGKTIIAGYPWFGDWGRDTMISLRGLTLTTGRPAIARQILLTFSRYLDRGLLPNLLPDGGEMPEYNAVDAILWYFEAIRCYFNQSQDFEFLRTIYPALTEVIAWFRRGTRYNIHLDDDGLIYAGEAGVQLTWMDAKVDDLVITPRIGKPVEINALWFNALKIMVQFAHYLGMDATDYEKMRKMTLKGFSRFWDDSLGYCYDVLDTDKGNDASLRPNQLFAVSLSVEELLNSPQKKAIVDICTVKLLTSRGLRSLTADHPDYRGVYSGDRLKRDSAYHQGTVWGWLLGAFIEAHLKVYRDPILAESFLTPMIDHIWDSCIGNLSEIFDGNAPFTPRGAFAQAWTVAEALRVWQAIREFRP from the coding sequence ATGGTCAAGCTCCGTTTCGGTCGAGATATCTGTAATTGTCTCCCGGTGGCTGAAAAGCGGGAATGGTTAGTCACTAATGGTATTGGGGGTTTTGCTGCGGGAACTGTGGCCGGATTGCTAACTCGCTGTTATCATGGCCTCTTGATCGCTGCTTTGGCTCCACCGACGCAAAGAACGCTTCTTGTGACTAAAATCGATGAATCGGTACAATATAACCAGAAAATTTATCATCTGGCCAGCAATCGCTGGTTAGGTGCTACGATCGAACCGCAAGGCTATATTAATATCGAAAGTTTTCATCTGGAAGGCACAATTCCCGTCTGGACTTTTACCTGTGGGGATGCCTTACTAGAAAAGCGTATCTGGATGGAACAGGGAGAAAATACCACCTATACTCACTATACCTACCTTCGCGGCAATTCTCCCCTAACTCTCAATCTGACTGCTTTTGTCAATTATCGTGATTTTCACGGCAATACCCAGAGTTTTAACTGGCAAATGGATATTAGTCCTCTAGAAAAAGGAGTCAGAGTGATTGCATATAACCATGCTGTACCTTTTTATCTATTAATCAGTCAGGGACAGGTTTTTCCCGCTCATATCTGGTATTATCGCTTTGATTTGGCCGTGGAACGTTATCGTGGTTTAATCGATCGGGAAAATCATCTCCATGGGGCTAGTTTTTCGGCTACTCTCAAAGTAGGAGAATCGGTGACAATTGCCGCTAGTACCCGTCCCGATCCGAATTTAGACGGTCAATCTTCTCTAGAGTCTCGCTATCGCTACGAAAATAGTCTGATTAATCCCCAGCAGCCCGAATGGATTCAACAACTTACCCTCGCTGCCGACCAGTTTATCGTTAGTCGTCCTCTCCGGGATCAACCGGACGGCAAAACGATCATCGCGGGTTATCCTTGGTTTGGTGATTGGGGTCGCGATACGATGATCTCCCTAAGAGGATTAACTTTGACTACAGGCCGACCTGCGATCGCACGTCAGATTTTACTAACTTTTTCCCGTTATCTAGACCGGGGTTTATTGCCCAATTTACTGCCCGATGGCGGAGAAATGCCCGAATATAACGCTGTCGATGCTATTCTTTGGTATTTTGAAGCCATTCGTTGCTATTTTAACCAAAGCCAAGATTTTGAGTTTCTCAGAACTATTTATCCCGCTTTAACGGAAGTGATCGCTTGGTTTCGTCGCGGTACTCGCTACAATATTCACCTAGATGACGATGGTTTGATCTATGCCGGCGAAGCGGGAGTACAATTGACTTGGATGGATGCCAAAGTTGATGATCTGGTGATTACTCCCCGCATCGGCAAACCCGTAGAAATTAATGCCCTTTGGTTCAATGCCCTAAAAATAATGGTTCAATTTGCCCATTATTTGGGCATGGATGCCACTGATTACGAAAAAATGAGAAAAATGACCTTAAAAGGGTTTTCTCGCTTCTGGGATGATTCTCTGGGGTATTGTTACGATGTTTTAGATACGGACAAGGGCAATGATGCCAGTTTACGACCGAATCAACTTTTTGCCGTGTCTTTGTCGGTGGAGGAGTTATTAAATTCCCCACAGAAAAAGGCCATTGTCGATATTTGTACTGTAAAATTGTTGACTTCTCGCGGTTTGCGATCGCTAACTGCCGATCATCCTGATTACCGTGGCGTTTACAGTGGCGATCGCTTAAAAAGAGATAGTGCTTACCATCAGGGGACAGTCTGGGGATGGTTATTAGGGGCATTTATCGAGGCCCATCTGAAAGTCTATCGCGATCCCATCCTAGCTGAGAGTTTTTTAACACCGATGATCGATCATATTTGGGATAGCTGTATCGGTAATTTAAGCGAAATTTTCGATGGTAATGCCCCTTTTACCCCTAGGGGAGCTTTTGCCCAAGCATGGACGGTGGCAGAGGCATTAAGGGTTTGGCAAGCGATCCGAGAATTTCGGCCATAA
- the rpmH gene encoding 50S ribosomal protein L34: protein MSKRTLEGTTRKQKRTSGFRARMRSVNGRKVIKARRKRGRYRLSV from the coding sequence GTGAGTAAACGTACTTTAGAAGGAACCACGCGCAAACAAAAGCGCACTTCCGGATTTAGAGCGAGAATGCGTAGCGTCAACGGACGTAAAGTCATTAAAGCTCGTCGGAAAAGAGGGCGCTATCGTTTAAGTGTTTAG
- the rnpA gene encoding ribonuclease P protein component, whose translation MGLPQIHRLKHRQDFQAVYGTGKRYHGSHLTLISLEDSCPDAPGPSRFGISISKKVSKKAVVRNRLKRQIRAVIRQLLPEIAAGWRGIIIIRPGAIECNYEHFLRELKQLLVKANIIHGH comes from the coding sequence GTGGGACTACCCCAAATTCATCGCTTAAAACATCGACAGGATTTTCAAGCTGTCTATGGAACAGGGAAGCGTTATCACGGTTCCCACTTAACCTTAATTAGTTTAGAGGATTCTTGCCCAGATGCCCCCGGCCCCAGTCGTTTTGGTATCTCGATTAGCAAGAAAGTTAGTAAAAAAGCGGTGGTTCGTAATCGACTAAAAAGGCAAATACGAGCGGTAATTCGGCAGTTATTGCCAGAAATAGCGGCAGGATGGCGAGGGATAATCATTATCCGTCCAGGAGCGATCGAGTGCAATTATGAACATTTTTTGCGAGAATTAAAGCAGTTGTTAGTGAAGGCGAATATAATTCATGGGCATTAA
- a CDS encoding PH domain-containing protein — protein MGIKEETFYEGGPHIGDLIINILLGFTVICLPLTVGAVVRAIWLRYKITDRRISITGGWMGRDRTDIIYSEVAKVAKMPRGIGVWGDIVVTLKDRSRLEMRAMPKFREIHDYIAERVADKTGRPLESIISQ, from the coding sequence ATGGGCATTAAAGAAGAAACTTTTTATGAAGGCGGTCCGCACATCGGCGACCTAATCATCAATATCCTGCTAGGATTTACGGTGATTTGTTTGCCTTTAACCGTTGGGGCAGTGGTACGGGCAATCTGGTTAAGATATAAGATAACCGATCGGCGGATTTCGATCACCGGGGGTTGGATGGGACGCGATCGCACAGATATTATCTATTCAGAAGTGGCAAAAGTGGCAAAAATGCCGAGAGGAATTGGTGTTTGGGGGGATATTGTCGTAACTCTCAAGGATAGAAGTCGTTTAGAAATGCGCGCGATGCCGAAATTCCGAGAAATTCATGACTATATTGCCGAAAGAGTCGCCGATAAAACCGGTCGTCCCCTAGAATCGATCATAAGTCAATAA